The following proteins are co-located in the Vigna angularis cultivar LongXiaoDou No.4 chromosome 2, ASM1680809v1, whole genome shotgun sequence genome:
- the LOC108347061 gene encoding soyasapogenol B glucuronide galactosyltransferase, producing the protein METESHQLNVIFLPYLSPGHLNPMVDTARLFARYGASVTIITTHANALTFQNAIDSDFNCGYHIRTQVVPFPTAQLGLPDGAENLKDGTSLDIIGKIFYGVSMLQGPFELLFQDLQPDCLVTDLLYPWTVESAAKLGIPRLYFYSASHFASCATYFIRKHKPHERVASATQKFSIPGLPHNIEMTNLQLEQWIKTKDEFSDLMNEANESEMRSYGTLCNSFHELEGDYEHLYKSTKGIKCWSIGPVSAWANKGNEEKVTRGHKEDFAQDSEWLNWLNSKQNESVLYVSFGSLTRLPHAQIVEIAHGLEISGCSFIWVAREKDEIDNGQIFLQEFEEKMKRSKKGFIIWNWAPQLLILDHPAIGGMVTHCGWNSILESVSAGVPMMTWPMFAEQFYNEKLLVDVLKIGVPVGAKENKFWTRLGEDAMVGREEIAKAVVQLMGKEESTEIRRRARELAGASKKTTEEGGSSFNSLMQLLDELKSLKKKKIKI; encoded by the coding sequence ATGGAGACAGAATCCCACCAACTCAATGTAATATTTCTACCATATCTATCTCCTGGCCATTTGAACCCCATGGTGGATACAGCAAGGCTTTTTGCTAGATATGGTGCTAGTGTTACCATCATCACCACCCATGCTAATGCTTTGACATTCCAAAACGCCATAGACAGTGACTTCAATTGTGGATACCACATCAGAACTCAAGTGGTACCATTCCCAACTGCCCAACTAGGTCTCCCTGATGGGGCTGAAAACCTCAAAGATGGCACTTCCCTAGATATAATTGGTAAAATCTTTTATGGAGTGTCGATGCTCCAAGGTCCATTTGAGCTTCTGTTTCAGGATCTGCAACCAGATTGTCTTGTAACTGATCTGCTGTATCCTTGGACAGTTGAATCAGCTGCAAAACTAGGCATTCCAAGGCTTTACTTTTACAGTGCAAGCCACTTCGCAAGCTGTGCCACTTATTTTATCAGAAAGCATAAGCCTCATGAGAGGGTAGCTTCTGCCACCCAGAAGTTCTCAATTCCTGGCCTTCCACATAATATTGAGATGACCAACTTGCAGCTAGAACAATGGATAAAGACTAAGGATGAATTTTCAGACTTAATGAATGAAGCCAATGAATCAGAGATGAGAAGCTATGGAACGCTGTGCAACAGTTTTCATGAACTTGAAggtgattatgagcatctttataAAAGTACTAAGGGGATCAAGTGCTGGAGTATAGGACCAGTTTCGGCATGGGCTAACAAGGGGAATGAGGAAAAGGTCACTAGGGGACACAAGGAGGACTTTGCACAAGATTCAGAGTGGCTAAATTGGCTTAACTCTAAGCAAAACGAGTCTGTACTTTATGTGAGTTTTGGGAGCTTGACGAGGCTCCCACATGCTCAAATCGTTGAAATTGCTCACGGGCTCGAAATTTCTGGCTGTAGTTTCATCTGGGTTGCACgagaaaaagatgaaattgacaaTGGACAAATTTTCCTTCAAGAGTTTGAGGAGAAGATGAAAAGAAGCAAGAAGGGTTTTATCATATGGAACTGGGCACCACAGCTGCTGATATTGGACCACCCTGCCATAGGAGGCATGGTGACTCACTGTGGTTGGAATTCGATTCTTGAAAGTGTGAGTGCTGGAGTGCCAATGATGACATGGCCAATGTTTGCAGAGCAATTTTACAATGAGAAGCTGTTAGTTGATGTGTTGAAGATTGGAGTTCCGGTAGGAGCTAAGGAAAACAAGTTCTGGACAAGGCTGGGAGAGGATGCAATGGTGGGAAGGGAAGAGATTGCAAAGGCTGTGGTACAGTTGATGGGAAAAGAAGAGAGCACAGAAATCAGAAGGAGAGCAAGAGAACTTGCAGGTGCTTCCAAGAAAACTACAGAGGAGGGAGGATCGTCTTTCAACAGCCTCATGCAATTGTTAGATGAGCTAAAatcattgaagaaaaaaaaaataaaaatttag